In a single window of the Thermodesulfovibrionales bacterium genome:
- a CDS encoding response regulator, translating into MNRRSKGDILIVDDEPNAIKVLSSILAQEGYDVRGSNDVESATRVIHRTNVDAIITDLKM; encoded by the coding sequence GTGAACCGTAGGAGCAAAGGAGATATCCTTATCGTTGATGACGAACCGAATGCCATCAAGGTCTTATCCTCAATACTCGCACAGGAAGGCTATGACGTCCGTGGGTCCAATGATGTCGAAAGCGCGACAAGAGTAATACACAGGACGAACGTCGATGCAATCATTACAGACCTGAAGATG
- a CDS encoding ATP-binding protein — protein MELRKGHDYTFSVDRDLCITALGEDIKSIAKKYASNVLGRKYYDIFPRIFTEDGDAVSLALQKNKKMTIKDHPINCLSGQTLADISITPAKASNGRGGGADVTISPDALCALAQKFEQSQQFIDIGKIASTLAHGVRSPLNAIKGAVVYLSEKYAHDRILVEFAEMMQEEIARLDTFISNFLSTSLSDTRPILTDINALLKKVETITSLQSIAYNINTSYEYGEVPKIMVNGFQIEHAILNVINNAIEAMRSGGHLTVRTRTEKRTVGDFIIVEISDTGPGMDEHKEGVLPARKGKGLGLVITREIFQYYDGHVEIDSKTGKGTTVRLFLPVHASGGVQ, from the coding sequence GTGGAATTGAGGAAGGGGCATGACTATACTTTTTCCGTTGATAGGGACTTATGCATTACAGCCCTCGGTGAAGATATAAAAAGTATTGCAAAGAAGTATGCTTCTAACGTCCTCGGCAGGAAGTACTATGACATCTTTCCAAGGATATTTACCGAAGACGGTGACGCAGTATCGCTAGCGCTGCAAAAGAACAAGAAGATGACCATCAAAGACCATCCCATCAACTGTCTCTCCGGTCAGACATTGGCAGATATCAGCATAACACCCGCAAAAGCCTCCAACGGTCGTGGCGGCGGAGCAGATGTGACAATCTCTCCCGACGCACTCTGTGCATTGGCGCAGAAATTCGAGCAGTCACAGCAGTTTATTGATATCGGCAAGATCGCCTCAACCCTTGCACACGGTGTGCGGAGTCCCCTGAACGCCATAAAGGGCGCCGTCGTTTACCTCAGTGAGAAATATGCCCATGATCGCATCCTCGTTGAGTTTGCTGAGATGATGCAGGAGGAGATCGCCCGGCTTGATACCTTCATTTCCAATTTTCTCAGTACTTCATTGTCGGATACGCGGCCCATCCTGACCGATATCAATGCATTACTGAAAAAGGTGGAGACGATCACGTCCCTCCAGTCAATTGCCTATAATATCAACACCTCCTATGAATATGGGGAAGTCCCTAAGATCATGGTAAATGGCTTCCAGATCGAACATGCAATTCTGAACGTCATAAACAACGCGATAGAAGCGATGCGGTCAGGAGGGCACCTCACGGTAAGAACGAGGACTGAAAAACGCACCGTTGGTGACTTTATCATCGTTGAGATCTCGGATACCGGTCCCGGAATGGACGAGCACAAGGAAGGAGTTCTCCCGGCGCGCAAGGGAAAGGGACTGGGATTGGTCATTACGCGCGAGATTTTTCAATATTATGACGGTCATGTGGAGATAGACAGCAAGACGGGGAAAGGAACAACCGTGAGATTATTTCTTCCTGTTCACGCATCGGGAGGTGTCCAGTGA